A genomic stretch from Streptococcus oralis includes:
- a CDS encoding endo-beta-N-acetylglucosaminidase, whose amino-acid sequence MKDLFFEKRCRYSIRKLSIGACSLMIGSALFASPALAEQVAVPEAVANTSAQATSASETASPYTAALEKQLEETENKVAEQPISENTPAIADLVNEKEEAKPASTDKAEKPTQPTDKEEAKPEEVPQVVDNKTDKPSLADVPKNEEKSLRPKEIKFDTWEDLLKWEPGTREDDPINRSSVELAKRHRGQLVNEKASRRAKVQALANTNSKAKDHASVGGEEFKAYAFDYWQYLDSMVFWEGLVPTPDVIDAGHRNGVPVYGTLFFNWSNSIADQEKFAEALKQDEDGSFPIARKLVDLAKYYGFDGYFINQETTGELVAPLGEKMRQFMLYTKEYAAKVNHPIKYAWYDAMTYKYGRYHEDGLGDYNYQFMQKEGDKVPADQFFANFNWNKEKNDHSVEMAKWLERSQYDVFAGLELQQGGSYKTKVKWDALLDEKGKLRLSLGLFAPDTITSLGKTGEDYHKNEDIFFTGYQGDPTAQKPGDKEWYGIANLVADRTPAVGRTFTTSFNTGHGRKWFVDGKVSKDSEWNYRSVSGVLPTWRWWQTSTGEKLHAEYDFTDAYNGGNSLKFSGDVAGKTDQDVNLYSTKLEVTEKTKLRVAHKGGKGSKVYMAFSTTPDYKFEDAAAWKELTLSDDWKNEEFDLSSLAGKTIYAVKLFFEHEGAVKDYQFNLGQLTISDSHQAPQAPTGLSVVKQSLKNAQEAEAVVQFSGNQDADFYEVYEKDGDNWRLLTGSSASTIYLPKVSRSANATGTTQELKVVAVGKNGLRSEAATASFNWGMTVQDTTLPRPLAENIVPGAKVIGSTFPNTEGGEGIEGMLNGTITSLSDKWSSGQLSGSVDIRLTKPRTVVRWVMDHAGAGGESVNDGLMNTKDFDLYYKDTDGEWKLAKEVRGNKAHVTDITLDKPITAQDWRLHVITSDNGTPWKAIRIYNWKMYETLDTESQNIPMAKVAARSLGNHQVQLGFSDVPAGATITVYDKADSQTPIATLKSETGGDLATAPLGFDKQPTLLYYRTQLPGKEISNTLAVAIPQDERKIAAVSLEKGPKKIVYKEGEKLDLRGGTLRVQYEGGQADELINLTHSGVTVSGYNAHQKGEQKLTVSYLGLPVSGDLKVQVTGQDEGKPKEVAGLYITQKPKTDYLVGEQLDLAEGRFGVLYDDETEESHAFTDQGVEITGYDAQKTGRQTLTLHYKGHTAEFDVLVSPKTAVNDEYLKQEITAAQGRQSTLAYTFSSEDKQATLVEKLTAAKAVAENHNASQEEVNRALNELKQAGADLDGNQRYQTAREELEGLLTKVREKDSQAELIAQAEALLSSQTPTPQAFAEMKEKLNKKLAPAEESHHVGSMDPNEVAPTVEVLPELVVETETTAYEHQERPNAELLKGQRQLVQAGVEGQVRRFVEVDIQGKRTLRSTEVVKEAIPEITEVGTKVLSSNQPAEGVKDLVLEKPTLEIEEKPLAFERQERLNSAILKGQRRVVQAGVEGQVRRFVEVDAQGKHTLHSTEVLKEALPEIVEVGTKEEQVSQTRDQALSVAPAKVEETSKELPNTGATKDASLVALGLLGVMSGYGLLAGKKRED is encoded by the coding sequence ATGAAAGATCTATTTTTTGAAAAACGTTGCCGTTACAGTATTCGTAAGCTATCAATCGGAGCTTGTTCCTTGATGATTGGTTCAGCTCTATTTGCGAGCCCGGCTCTTGCAGAACAGGTCGCTGTCCCTGAGGCAGTCGCAAATACGAGCGCCCAAGCTACAAGCGCTAGTGAAACAGCGAGTCCATATACTGCTGCTCTCGAAAAACAATTAGAGGAAACTGAAAACAAGGTAGCTGAGCAACCCATTTCAGAAAACACTCCAGCAATAGCTGATTTGGTCAATGAAAAAGAAGAGGCAAAGCCAGCTTCGACAGATAAAGCTGAAAAACCTACTCAACCAACTGATAAAGAAGAAGCCAAACCGGAGGAAGTTCCTCAGGTGGTTGACAATAAAACAGACAAACCAAGTTTAGCAGACGTTCCTAAAAATGAAGAAAAGAGTCTCCGACCAAAAGAAATCAAATTTGATACTTGGGAAGATTTGTTAAAATGGGAACCGGGTACGCGTGAGGATGATCCTATTAACCGTTCCTCAGTTGAACTCGCCAAGCGCCATAGAGGTCAGTTAGTTAACGAAAAAGCAAGCAGAAGAGCTAAAGTTCAGGCGCTAGCAAATACCAACTCAAAGGCTAAAGACCACGCTTCTGTTGGTGGAGAAGAATTCAAGGCCTACGCCTTTGATTACTGGCAATACTTGGATTCAATGGTCTTCTGGGAAGGCCTAGTCCCAACTCCAGACGTCATTGATGCCGGGCACCGCAACGGAGTTCCCGTTTATGGAACACTTTTCTTCAACTGGTCAAACAGCATTGCCGACCAAGAGAAGTTTGCTGAGGCTTTGAAGCAAGATGAGGATGGCAGCTTTCCAATTGCACGAAAACTCGTCGATCTCGCTAAATACTATGGCTTTGATGGCTATTTCATCAACCAAGAAACAACGGGGGAATTGGTAGCACCTCTTGGTGAAAAGATGCGCCAGTTCATGCTCTATACAAAAGAATACGCGGCTAAAGTCAACCACCCAATCAAGTATGCTTGGTATGATGCCATGACCTACAAATATGGCCGTTACCACGAAGATGGTCTAGGTGATTACAACTACCAGTTCATGCAAAAAGAAGGTGACAAAGTCCCTGCAGATCAATTTTTTGCCAATTTCAACTGGAACAAGGAAAAGAATGACCACTCCGTAGAGATGGCAAAATGGCTAGAGCGTAGCCAATATGATGTCTTTGCAGGCTTGGAATTGCAACAAGGTGGTTCTTATAAGACCAAGGTCAAATGGGATGCTCTATTAGATGAAAAAGGCAAGTTGCGTTTGTCACTTGGACTTTTTGCGCCGGATACGATTACCAGTCTAGGAAAAACAGGTGAAGATTACCACAAGAACGAGGACATCTTCTTCACAGGCTACCAAGGAGATCCAACGGCTCAAAAACCAGGTGATAAAGAGTGGTATGGAATTGCCAATTTAGTTGCGGATCGCACTCCAGCAGTAGGTCGGACCTTCACTACCTCTTTTAATACAGGTCATGGTAGAAAGTGGTTTGTAGACGGTAAAGTTTCTAAGGATTCTGAGTGGAACTATCGTTCGGTTTCAGGTGTCTTGCCAACATGGCGCTGGTGGCAGACTTCGACAGGGGAAAAACTCCATGCAGAATATGACTTTACAGATGCATATAATGGTGGGAACTCCCTTAAATTCTCAGGTGATGTAGCTGGTAAGACGGACCAGGATGTGAATTTGTATTCTACTAAACTAGAAGTAACGGAGAAAACCAAACTCCGTGTTGCCCACAAGGGAGGAAAAGGCTCTAAAGTTTATATGGCCTTCTCTACGACTCCAGACTACAAATTTGAGGATGCAGCTGCATGGAAAGAACTGACTCTCTCTGATGACTGGAAGAATGAAGAATTTGACCTCAGCTCACTAGCAGGTAAAACCATCTATGCAGTCAAACTCTTCTTCGAGCATGAAGGAGCTGTAAAAGATTATCAGTTTAACCTAGGACAATTAACAATTTCAGACAGTCACCAAGCACCGCAAGCGCCTACAGGTCTCTCTGTGGTGAAGCAATCTCTTAAGAATGCCCAAGAAGCTGAAGCAGTGGTTCAATTTTCGGGTAACCAAGATGCAGATTTCTATGAAGTCTACGAAAAAGATGGAGATAACTGGCGTTTGTTGACAGGATCATCTGCTTCAACCATCTACTTGCCAAAAGTTAGCCGTTCTGCTAATGCGACTGGTACGACTCAAGAATTGAAGGTCGTTGCAGTTGGTAAAAATGGCCTTCGTTCCGAAGCTGCGACGGCATCCTTTAACTGGGGGATGACAGTTCAGGATACGACTCTTCCAAGACCTTTAGCTGAAAATATCGTTCCAGGTGCAAAGGTTATTGGTAGCACTTTCCCAAATACTGAAGGTGGAGAAGGTATTGAAGGTATGTTGAACGGTACGATTACAAGTCTGTCAGACAAGTGGTCTTCAGGACAATTGAGCGGTAGTGTGGATATTCGCTTGACCAAGCCACGTACCGTTGTTAGATGGGTCATGGATCATGCGGGAGCTGGTGGAGAATCCGTAAACGACGGTTTGATGAACACCAAGGACTTTGATCTTTACTACAAGGATACAGATGGCGAGTGGAAACTAGCTAAGGAAGTCCGTGGCAATAAAGCGCACGTGACGGATATCACTCTTGATAAACCAATCACCGCCCAAGACTGGCGTTTGCATGTCATTACATCTGATAACGGAACACCTTGGAAAGCCATTCGTATCTACAACTGGAAGATGTACGAAACCTTGGACACAGAAAGTCAAAATATTCCAATGGCTAAGGTAGCTGCTCGTTCACTTGGAAACCATCAAGTTCAACTTGGTTTCTCTGATGTTCCAGCGGGTGCAACTATCACCGTTTACGACAAGGCAGATTCACAAACACCAATTGCAACCTTGAAGTCTGAAACTGGAGGCGACTTGGCAACAGCACCATTGGGCTTTGACAAGCAACCAACTCTCCTCTACTATCGTACCCAACTACCTGGCAAAGAAATCAGTAACACCTTGGCAGTAGCAATTCCGCAGGATGAGAGAAAAATTGCTGCAGTTAGCCTTGAAAAAGGACCTAAGAAGATAGTTTACAAAGAGGGAGAAAAACTTGACCTTAGAGGTGGGACTCTCCGTGTTCAATACGAAGGGGGACAAGCCGATGAGCTGATCAACCTTACTCACTCAGGTGTGACAGTATCTGGCTACAACGCTCATCAAAAAGGGGAACAAAAGCTCACAGTTAGCTATCTTGGACTTCCAGTAAGCGGTGACTTGAAGGTACAAGTGACTGGTCAAGATGAAGGAAAACCAAAGGAAGTAGCAGGTCTGTACATTACTCAGAAACCGAAAACGGACTATCTAGTAGGAGAGCAACTGGATCTTGCAGAAGGGCGCTTCGGCGTTCTCTATGATGATGAGACAGAAGAAAGCCATGCCTTCACAGATCAAGGTGTTGAAATTACGGGCTACGATGCTCAAAAGACTGGTCGTCAGACCTTGACCCTTCATTACAAGGGACACACAGCTGAGTTCGATGTCTTGGTTTCTCCAAAGACTGCAGTCAATGATGAGTACCTCAAACAAGAAATCACTGCTGCCCAAGGTCGCCAGTCAACCCTTGCCTACACCTTCTCAAGTGAGGACAAACAAGCAACACTAGTAGAGAAGCTCACTGCAGCGAAAGCAGTAGCAGAAAACCACAATGCTAGCCAAGAAGAAGTCAACCGGGCTTTGAATGAGTTGAAACAAGCAGGAGCAGACCTGGATGGAAATCAACGTTATCAAACTGCTAGAGAAGAATTGGAAGGCTTGTTGACAAAAGTTCGTGAAAAAGATTCTCAAGCTGAGTTGATTGCCCAAGCAGAAGCTTTGTTATCTTCACAAACGCCAACTCCTCAAGCGTTTGCGGAAATGAAAGAAAAGCTGAATAAGAAACTAGCTCCTGCAGAAGAAAGTCACCACGTTGGTAGCATGGATCCAAATGAAGTAGCTCCAACAGTTGAAGTCCTCCCTGAACTAGTTGTTGAAACTGAAACAACAGCCTATGAACACCAGGAGCGACCAAACGCCGAGCTTCTCAAAGGACAACGCCAGCTAGTTCAAGCTGGAGTTGAAGGTCAAGTTCGTCGCTTTGTAGAAGTAGATATCCAAGGTAAACGCACTCTTCGTTCGACTGAGGTAGTCAAGGAAGCAATCCCAGAAATCACCGAAGTTGGTACAAAAGTTCTATCAAGCAACCAACCAGCTGAAGGTGTGAAAGATTTAGTTCTCGAGAAACCAACTCTTGAAATTGAAGAAAAACCACTTGCCTTCGAACGTCAAGAACGACTAAATTCAGCTATCCTCAAAGGCCAGCGCCGTGTTGTGCAAGCAGGAGTTGAAGGCCAAGTTCGTCGCTTTGTAGAAGTTGATGCTCAGGGCAAACACACCCTTCATTCGACTGAGGTTCTCAAGGAAGCTCTTCCAGAAATTGTTGAAGTAGGAACGAAAGAGGAGCAAGTCTCACAAACAAGGGACCAAGCTCTTTCAGTAGCACCAGCAAAAGTTGAAGAAACAAGCAAAGAGCTTCCAAATACGGGAGCGACAAAAGATGCTAGTCTAGTAGCGCTGGGACTCCTCGGAGTAATGAGTGGCTACGGCTTGCTTGCTGGAAAGAAGAGAGAAGACTAA
- a CDS encoding Na/Pi cotransporter family protein produces the protein MSINWQEILFHFLGGLGLFLYSIKTMGDGLQQAAGDRLRFYIDKYTSNPFLGVLVGIVVTALIQSSTGVTVITVGLVSASLLTLRQAIGIIMGANIGTTVTSFIIGFKLGEYALPLIFLGTMFLFFTKNRTANNIGRILFGVGGIFYALNLISAGMSPLKDLPQFKEYMVTLGQNPILGVVAGAVITVLIQASSATIGILQGLYAGGFLDLKGSLPVLFGDNIGTTLTVIIAAAGANVSAKRVAATHVTFNVLGTILCLILLGPFTSMIEYFQALLHLSPEMTIAFSHGAFNVSNTVVQFPFIGALAYFVTKLIPGEDEVVKYEPLYLDEQLIQQSPSIALGNAKKELLHLGNYAAKAFDLSYNYIISLDEKVAEKGHKTEEAINTIDEKLTRYLIRLSSESLSQKESEVLTNILDSSRDLERIGDHAEGLLNLTDYLQRKDVHFSEAALEELADIYQKTTEFIKDALDSVENNDIEKAQSLIERHKEINNMERILRKTHIKRLNKGECSTQAGVNFIDIISHYTRVSDHAMNLAEKVIAEQI, from the coding sequence ATGTCCATTAATTGGCAGGAAATTTTATTTCACTTTTTAGGAGGTCTAGGACTGTTTTTATACAGTATTAAGACCATGGGAGACGGTTTGCAACAAGCTGCTGGAGATCGCCTTCGTTTTTACATTGACAAGTACACCAGCAACCCCTTTTTAGGTGTTCTAGTCGGGATTGTCGTGACTGCCCTGATTCAGTCAAGTACAGGGGTTACAGTTATCACGGTTGGGCTGGTCAGCGCTAGTCTTCTAACTCTTAGACAGGCTATCGGAATTATCATGGGAGCCAATATTGGAACCACCGTTACTTCCTTTATCATCGGTTTCAAACTGGGTGAATACGCTTTGCCCTTGATTTTCCTTGGAACCATGTTCCTATTCTTTACAAAAAACAGAACAGCAAACAATATCGGACGCATCCTGTTTGGTGTAGGGGGAATCTTCTACGCCCTCAACCTCATCAGTGCCGGTATGAGCCCACTTAAAGATTTACCACAATTCAAGGAATACATGGTAACCTTAGGACAAAATCCTATTTTAGGAGTGGTAGCCGGTGCAGTGATTACCGTCCTCATCCAAGCTTCTTCTGCGACAATCGGGATTCTACAAGGTCTCTATGCAGGTGGCTTCCTTGATCTTAAAGGTTCACTACCAGTTCTCTTCGGGGATAATATCGGGACAACCTTAACCGTTATTATTGCCGCAGCTGGAGCCAATGTCTCTGCAAAGCGCGTTGCAGCAACCCACGTTACCTTTAACGTTCTAGGAACTATTCTTTGCTTAATCTTATTAGGCCCATTTACGTCCATGATCGAGTACTTCCAGGCACTCCTTCACCTCTCACCTGAGATGACTATTGCCTTCTCTCACGGTGCCTTTAACGTAAGTAATACTGTTGTACAATTTCCATTCATCGGTGCCTTGGCTTACTTTGTAACCAAGCTCATCCCTGGGGAAGATGAGGTTGTCAAGTACGAGCCTCTTTATCTCGACGAACAACTTATCCAGCAATCTCCTTCTATCGCACTAGGAAATGCAAAAAAAGAACTCTTGCACTTAGGGAACTATGCAGCTAAAGCTTTTGACCTTTCTTATAATTATATCATCAGTTTGGATGAAAAGGTAGCTGAAAAAGGACACAAAACAGAGGAGGCCATCAATACCATCGATGAAAAACTCACTCGTTACCTCATCAGACTCTCAAGCGAATCCTTGAGTCAAAAGGAAAGTGAAGTCTTGACTAACATTCTGGATTCATCTCGTGATTTGGAACGGATTGGGGACCACGCAGAAGGTTTGCTTAACCTAACAGACTATCTCCAACGCAAAGATGTTCATTTTTCTGAAGCTGCTCTAGAGGAATTAGCTGATATCTATCAAAAAACTACTGAGTTTATCAAAGATGCCCTTGATAGTGTCGAAAACAATGACATTGAAAAGGCTCAAAGCCTGATTGAGCGCCATAAAGAGATTAACAATATGGAACGCATTCTCAGAAAGACCCATATCAAACGCCTCAATAAAGGTGAGTGTTCAACACAAGCCGGGGTCAACTTTATCGACATCATTTCCCACTACACTCGTGTGTCTGACCATGCTATGAACCTAGCTGAAAAGGTCATCGCCGAACAGATTTAA
- a CDS encoding enterocin immunity protein gives MAEPNLESLIKDLYNHARQGLSDELVAALLETAKKLPTTNEQLLAVRLSGLVNLELFRNPKHPAPELINLARFIKREEAKYRGTAISAIMFGELFKML, from the coding sequence ATGGCAGAACCAAATCTAGAAAGCTTAATAAAAGACCTCTACAACCATGCTCGTCAGGGCTTGAGTGATGAGTTAGTCGCTGCTCTCCTAGAGACTGCTAAAAAACTGCCTACTACAAATGAGCAATTGCTGGCAGTCCGTCTCTCAGGCTTGGTCAATCTTGAACTGTTCAGAAATCCCAAACACCCAGCACCTGAATTGATCAACTTGGCTCGCTTTATCAAAAGAGAAGAAGCCAAGTACAGAGGAACCGCGATTTCTGCTATTATGTTTGGTGAACTCTTTAAAATGCTTTGA
- the pepA gene encoding glutamyl aminopeptidase yields MTTLFSKIKEVTELAAISGHEAPVRAYLREKLTPHVDEVVTDGLGGIFGIKHSEATDAPRVLVASHMDEVGFMVSEIKPDGTFRVVEIGGWNPMVVSSQRFKLFTRDGREIPVISGSVPPHLTRGTGGPTMPAIADIVFDGGFADKAEAESFGIRPGDTIVPDSSAILTANEKNIISKAWDNRYGVLMVSELAEALSGQKLGNELYLGSNVQEEVGLRGAHTSTTKFDPEVFLAVDCSPAGDVYGGQGKIGDGTLIRFYDPGHLLLPGMKDFLLTTAEEAGIKYQYYCGKGGTDAGAAHLKNGGVPSTTIGVCARYIHSHQTLYAMDDFLEAQAFLQALVKKLDRSTVDLIKNY; encoded by the coding sequence ATGACAACATTATTTTCAAAAATCAAAGAAGTAACAGAACTTGCTGCGATCTCAGGTCATGAAGCGCCTGTCCGTGCCTATCTCCGTGAAAAGTTGACTCCGCATGTGGATGAAGTTGTGACAGATGGCTTGGGCGGTATTTTCGGGATTAAACATTCAGAAGCTACCGATGCGCCCCGTGTTTTAGTCGCTTCTCATATGGACGAAGTTGGCTTTATGGTCAGCGAGATTAAGCCAGATGGAACCTTCCGTGTCGTTGAAATCGGTGGTTGGAACCCCATGGTGGTTAGTAGCCAACGCTTTAAACTCTTTACTCGTGATGGTCGTGAAATTCCCGTGATCTCAGGTTCTGTACCGCCACATTTGACTCGTGGAACAGGTGGACCAACCATGCCAGCTATTGCAGATATCGTCTTTGATGGTGGTTTTGCAGATAAGGCTGAAGCAGAAAGTTTTGGCATCCGTCCTGGAGACACTATCGTTCCAGATAGTAGTGCAATCTTGACAGCCAATGAGAAAAATATCATATCCAAAGCTTGGGACAATCGCTACGGTGTTCTCATGGTGAGCGAGTTGGCAGAAGCCTTGTCAGGTCAAAAACTCGGCAATGAACTCTATCTGGGTTCTAACGTCCAAGAAGAAGTGGGTCTCCGTGGTGCCCATACTTCCACAACCAAGTTTGACCCAGAAGTCTTTCTGGCAGTTGATTGTTCGCCTGCTGGTGATGTTTATGGAGGTCAAGGCAAGATTGGGGATGGAACCTTGATTCGTTTCTACGATCCAGGTCACTTGCTTCTCCCAGGAATGAAGGATTTCCTTTTGACAACGGCTGAAGAAGCTGGTATCAAGTACCAATACTACTGTGGTAAAGGCGGAACGGACGCTGGCGCAGCCCATCTGAAAAATGGAGGTGTTCCATCTACAACTATCGGTGTCTGTGCTCGTTATATCCATTCTCACCAAACTCTCTACGCGATGGATGACTTCCTAGAAGCTCAAGCCTTCTTGCAAGCCTTGGTGAAAAAATTGGATCGTTCAACGGTTGATTTGATTAAAAATTATTAA
- a CDS encoding ABC transporter permease: protein MKLSHILTGLLLLLVFLSITIGTSDFSWEKFFAFDQQTWLLFQESRLPRTISILLAASSMSMAGLLMQTITQNQFAAPSTVGTTEAAKLGMVLSLFVFPSASLTQKMLFAFGSSILFTLFFLAFMTIFSIKERWMLPLIGIIYSGIIGSVTEVIAYRFNLVQSMTAWTQGSFSMIQTHQYEWLFLGLIILIAVWKLSQTFTIMNLGKEASESLGISYSLLEKLALFLVALTTSVTMITVGALPFLGVIVPNLVRKRYGDNLSQTKLIVALVGANLVLACDILSRVLIRPYELSVSLLLGIIGSLVFILLLWRGGQKDAV, encoded by the coding sequence ATGAAACTCTCTCATATTTTAACAGGCTTACTTCTACTCCTAGTCTTTCTCTCCATTACCATTGGAACCAGTGATTTTTCTTGGGAAAAATTCTTTGCTTTTGACCAACAGACCTGGCTTCTCTTTCAAGAGTCGCGTCTTCCAAGAACCATCAGTATTCTCCTTGCAGCATCAAGTATGAGCATGGCAGGACTCCTCATGCAGACCATCACTCAAAATCAGTTTGCTGCTCCAAGCACAGTCGGAACGACAGAAGCCGCTAAACTGGGAATGGTGTTAAGCCTCTTTGTCTTTCCGTCTGCGAGTCTGACCCAAAAGATGCTCTTTGCTTTTGGATCATCCATTTTATTTACCCTCTTCTTCCTGGCCTTTATGACTATTTTTTCTATAAAGGAAAGGTGGATGTTGCCTCTGATTGGGATCATTTATAGCGGGATTATCGGTTCTGTCACAGAAGTTATAGCCTATCGTTTCAATCTGGTTCAGAGTATGACGGCTTGGACCCAGGGCTCCTTCTCCATGATTCAGACCCATCAGTATGAGTGGCTCTTCTTAGGCCTCATTATCTTGATTGCCGTTTGGAAATTGTCCCAAACCTTTACCATCATGAATCTAGGAAAAGAAGCTAGCGAAAGTTTGGGAATTTCCTACTCCCTACTTGAAAAACTGGCCCTCTTTCTGGTGGCACTAACGACAAGCGTCACTATGATTACCGTGGGTGCCTTGCCATTTCTCGGGGTCATCGTTCCCAATCTTGTCCGCAAGCGCTATGGAGATAATCTGAGTCAAACCAAACTCATCGTCGCTCTGGTCGGTGCCAATCTGGTTCTGGCCTGCGACATCCTCTCTCGAGTCTTGATTCGGCCCTATGAGCTGTCTGTCAGCCTCTTGCTAGGAATCATCGGTAGCCTCGTCTTTATCCTACTTCTATGGAGAGGGGGACAAAAAGATGCAGTTTAA
- a CDS encoding iron chelate uptake ABC transporter family permease subunit: MQFKSKHTKLFCLLIILAIGACLLYFWPITNLSAFAWKLRSQKIIVYLLVAIATGISTISFQTLTENRFLTPSILGIESFYVLLQTLLLIFESKFLQLGKSPVLEFLILLLLQSLFFLALQGYLKTLMKQDLVFILLICLALGSLFRNISTFLQVLMDPNEYDKLQNNLFASFQHLNTSILAISSLIILALTIFFFRKAVVLDVLHLQRETAQILGLDVEKEQRELLWGIVLLTSTATALVGPMAFFGFMLANLTYLIVKDYRHKLLFIVAILIGFISLTLGQALIERVFALEIRISMIIESVGGLLFFILLYRRARR; encoded by the coding sequence ATGCAGTTTAAAAGCAAACATACCAAGCTCTTTTGCCTCCTCATTATTCTGGCCATCGGAGCTTGTCTTCTCTACTTTTGGCCCATCACTAACCTGTCTGCCTTTGCCTGGAAGCTGCGTTCCCAAAAAATCATCGTTTATCTCTTGGTAGCCATCGCGACAGGGATTTCGACCATTAGTTTTCAAACCCTGACGGAAAATCGCTTTCTGACGCCAAGTATTTTGGGAATCGAATCCTTCTATGTCCTGCTACAGACCCTGCTACTGATATTTGAAAGCAAATTTCTACAGCTTGGGAAGTCGCCTGTCTTAGAATTTCTAATCTTGCTTCTGCTTCAATCCCTCTTCTTTCTCGCCTTACAAGGCTACTTGAAGACGCTGATGAAGCAAGATCTGGTCTTCATTCTGCTAATCTGTCTAGCACTCGGAAGTCTCTTTCGAAATATCAGTACCTTCCTACAAGTTCTGATGGATCCAAATGAATACGATAAACTGCAGAACAATCTCTTTGCCTCCTTTCAGCATCTCAACACTTCCATCCTAGCCATCAGTTCTCTGATCATCCTTGCCTTGACAATCTTTTTCTTTCGAAAAGCAGTCGTTCTGGATGTCTTGCACCTGCAAAGAGAAACGGCTCAGATACTGGGACTCGATGTTGAAAAAGAACAGAGAGAACTCCTCTGGGGTATCGTGCTTTTGACCTCAACAGCCACTGCCTTGGTAGGGCCTATGGCCTTCTTCGGCTTTATGCTGGCCAATCTTACCTACCTAATCGTCAAAGATTATCGGCACAAGTTGCTCTTTATCGTAGCCATTCTGATTGGATTTATTAGTTTGACCTTGGGGCAAGCCCTCATCGAACGAGTCTTTGCGCTGGAAATTCGCATCAGCATGATCATCGAGAGTGTGGGTGGTCTCTTATTCTTTATCTTACTTTACAGGAGGGCCCGTCGGTGA
- a CDS encoding ABC transporter ATP-binding protein, with protein MKLENIDKSIQKQDILQDISLEVSPQKLTAFIGPNGAGKSTLLSIMSRLTKKDQGILSIKGREIESWNSQELAKELTILKQKINYQAKLTVEELVSFGRFPYSRSRLKAEDWEKIRETLDYLELTNLKDRYIDSLSGGQLQRVFIAMVLAQDTDFILLDEPLNNLDIKQSVSMMQILRRLVEELGKTIIIVLHDINMASQYADEIVAFKDGQVFCKGTTAQIMQADLLSQLYEIPITLADINGKKICIYS; from the coding sequence GTGAAACTGGAAAACATTGACAAATCCATTCAAAAACAGGATATTTTGCAAGACATTTCGCTTGAAGTCAGTCCTCAGAAACTGACAGCCTTCATTGGTCCAAATGGTGCTGGGAAATCAACTCTCCTCTCCATCATGAGCAGACTGACCAAGAAGGATCAAGGAATCCTCAGTATCAAAGGTCGTGAAATCGAGAGTTGGAATTCGCAAGAACTAGCCAAAGAACTGACCATCCTAAAGCAGAAAATCAATTACCAAGCCAAATTGACTGTAGAAGAACTGGTCAGTTTTGGACGTTTTCCCTACAGCCGTAGTCGACTGAAGGCAGAAGACTGGGAAAAAATCCGAGAAACCCTGGACTATCTGGAACTGACAAACTTAAAAGATCGCTACATCGATAGTCTGTCTGGCGGACAGCTTCAACGTGTCTTTATCGCTATGGTACTAGCCCAGGATACAGACTTTATCTTGCTGGACGAACCGCTCAACAACCTCGATATCAAGCAAAGCGTCAGCATGATGCAGATTCTTCGGCGACTGGTGGAGGAACTAGGGAAGACCATTATCATCGTTCTCCACGATATCAACATGGCCAGCCAGTATGCGGATGAAATTGTTGCCTTCAAGGACGGTCAAGTCTTTTGTAAAGGAACGACTGCTCAAATCATGCAGGCTGACCTGCTCAGCCAACTTTATGAGATTCCCATCACGCTGGCTGATATCAATGGCAAAAAGATCTGTATCTATAGCTAG